In the Hymenobacter volaticus genome, one interval contains:
- a CDS encoding metallophosphoesterase family protein, which yields MERRVALKSLGGMLAAPAIHSNPTPAAQQPVLRIAHLTDIHLKDEFGAPAKFVQCLHHVQQQTPKVDLILNGGDIVFDMNKENLSSINEQWQLTRKLQQAECSVPVKYCLGNHDIWWYENSQGQATYGKQYALDQLHLGKPYYSFTQSGWKFIVLDSVHLDIDQTWYIGKLGEAQFSWLAAELAATPRTTPVLVLSHIPILTASLMIQDDIVNRWQMLGATCTPIRRK from the coding sequence ATGGAAAGAAGAGTTGCCCTGAAAAGCCTGGGAGGCATGCTAGCTGCCCCTGCTATCCATTCTAACCCGACCCCTGCCGCCCAGCAACCGGTGTTACGGATTGCCCATTTAACCGATATTCACCTCAAAGACGAGTTCGGCGCCCCGGCCAAGTTCGTGCAGTGCCTGCACCATGTGCAGCAGCAAACCCCCAAAGTCGATCTTATTTTGAACGGAGGCGATATTGTCTTCGATATGAACAAGGAGAACCTGAGTTCGATCAACGAGCAGTGGCAGTTGACGCGTAAGCTTCAACAGGCCGAGTGCAGCGTGCCGGTAAAGTATTGCTTGGGTAACCATGACATCTGGTGGTACGAAAACAGTCAAGGGCAAGCCACCTACGGCAAACAATACGCCCTCGATCAGCTCCACTTAGGTAAACCCTACTACAGCTTCACCCAAAGTGGCTGGAAGTTTATCGTGCTCGACAGCGTGCATCTTGATATTGACCAGACCTGGTACATTGGCAAGTTAGGTGAGGCACAATTCTCCTGGTTGGCAGCGGAACTTGCCGCCACCCCCCGCACCACACCGGTTCTGGTGCTCTCCCATATTCCAATTTTAACCGCGAGCCTCATGATTCAGGACGACATCGTGAACCGCTGGCAGATGCTCGGGGCGACATGCACACCGATACGGCGAAAATAA
- a CDS encoding helix-turn-helix domain-containing protein, translating to MLTYQQQQAARPTHGAPALGWLKRLGLGLGLLLLVYVATTTYYHFSTGDVNDAGDVWVALLISLLFYGMSGRAISRSTLLTLQAPPEESATEPAAPRKKYEKTALSSEATTDILLRLRTLMTASTPYRRPDLSLAELATDLHLPPHHLSQVINEQCQQNFFDFINTYRIEEVKRQLQSPDTAHLKLEEIGFAAGFNSKSAFNAAFKKSTQTTPSQFRKSALAQ from the coding sequence TTGCTCACTTATCAGCAACAGCAGGCCGCCCGCCCCACCCATGGGGCACCCGCCCTCGGCTGGCTTAAGCGCTTAGGCCTGGGGCTTGGCCTGTTGCTGCTCGTGTACGTGGCGACAACCACCTATTATCACTTCTCCACCGGCGATGTCAACGATGCGGGCGATGTGTGGGTGGCCCTGCTTATTTCTTTACTGTTTTACGGCATGAGCGGCCGGGCCATCAGTCGATCCACGCTGCTGACCTTGCAGGCTCCCCCCGAAGAATCAGCAACAGAGCCCGCGGCCCCGCGCAAGAAATATGAGAAAACCGCTTTGAGTTCCGAGGCGACCACCGACATTCTGCTTCGCCTCCGTACCCTGATGACGGCTTCCACACCCTACCGCCGTCCCGACTTGTCACTAGCCGAGTTGGCCACTGACCTGCACCTACCCCCGCACCACCTCTCGCAGGTTATCAACGAGCAGTGCCAACAAAACTTCTTTGATTTCATCAATACTTACCGCATCGAGGAAGTGAAACGCCAGCTCCAAAGTCCCGATACTGCGCACCTAAAGCTAGAGGAAATCGGGTTTGCGGCCGGCTTCAATTCGAAGTCCGCGTTCAACGCCGCTTTCAAAAAGAGCACTCAGACTACACCGTCGCAGTTCCGAAAAAGCGCCTTAGCGCAATAA
- a CDS encoding GH92 family glycosyl hydrolase — protein sequence MDTTRMANTLFWLVSLFLDAVAPAQAQKMGKVIWQVGKADQTGAEFALAPNGFRKFVGQDFGYEDKFFFVGASKEQQDFPYVLPGPVDTWGGTWSTAGWRTNQVNLAFTLKEVPAAGSYKLVVRLADYAKTFLPLLKVSLNSQENLIQLTAVGFDVRRQRQPTMTEKLVDTAAISGRLVAATPKTIEIPIQPGVLQKGGNCVTISVTEGSWILFDQVNLLGPAGVRVQAPQQLFVRSVTPASYELAANGQRQQPLLVSVEHIKGTPTLRVQLDNQTIFRETVEQGAYEFEALMPAVTTSKQSRYTIRENGKIIQEGIVNRAPQRVQTLADYVDTRMGTAHSRWMIAPGPWMPFSMVKMSPDNQNSGWQAGYQPTYESVGTFSHVHEWTMAGLGIFATNGKLQTTIGDERHLSAGYRSRVNKKTEQAPIGYYKVELADYGIKAEVTATTRCGFERFTFPTDRDSARVLLDFHIPAEYDYQLKEVKVTKVSAYRIEGAIHQFSPGVWSNDASQDYTLHFVLEFDQPIKRLGGWLDDRRQYGDTFAAKDVKEAGLFAEFDAAQHPVVQVRSGLSLVSIANAQQNLQMEVIKPFGWRFEAVRQHQLDTWNELFNRVRITTTNRLEKKRFYNALYRSICSRNTWSDTNGEWRGTDGQVHQLPHQDDVALGCDAFWNTFWNLNQVWNLVTPEWSSRWVRSQLALYDAYGWLAKGPAGMNYVPVMVAEHEIPQMVAAYHMGIRDFDANKVLAAAIKMQTTPAQKVFTGFAGNRDLVAYERYHYVPADKGRFSNSLEYSFDDWTVGQLAKSLNKPDVYQKFNARGYWWQNTIDSTGFSHLRLSDGKWTTGFDPFRSGANEEYVEGNAWQLTFFVPQDVRALIDKVGRKAFVERLEWGFQESEPWRYNGLNDQYWNYPVVQGNQQSMHFAFLFNWAGKPWSTQKWSRSIIDRYYGFGESNAYLGDEDQGQMSAWLVMAAMGLFQTDGGSNATPGYEIGSPLYPKVEIELGHRFGRGKKFTIEAKGVSRRNLYVQAATLNGKPLTSFQFPATELLQGGSLVLTMGPRPNELWGIVPNK from the coding sequence ATGGATACGACCCGCATGGCAAACACACTTTTTTGGTTGGTTTCACTGTTCCTTGACGCAGTAGCCCCTGCGCAGGCGCAGAAAATGGGGAAAGTCATCTGGCAAGTAGGCAAGGCCGATCAAACTGGGGCGGAGTTTGCCTTGGCACCGAACGGCTTTCGGAAATTTGTGGGCCAGGATTTTGGCTACGAAGACAAGTTTTTCTTCGTTGGTGCTTCCAAAGAGCAGCAAGACTTTCCGTATGTGTTGCCCGGCCCGGTAGACACGTGGGGCGGTACCTGGAGCACGGCTGGCTGGCGCACCAATCAAGTGAACTTGGCTTTTACGCTTAAAGAAGTGCCGGCCGCCGGCAGCTATAAGTTGGTTGTTCGCCTGGCGGATTATGCAAAAACGTTTTTGCCACTCCTCAAAGTGAGTCTCAACAGCCAAGAAAACCTGATACAACTCACCGCCGTTGGCTTCGACGTTCGCCGACAACGGCAACCCACGATGACCGAAAAACTGGTCGATACGGCCGCTATTAGCGGCCGTTTAGTTGCTGCCACCCCGAAAACCATCGAAATTCCAATTCAACCGGGAGTACTGCAAAAAGGGGGCAACTGCGTTACTATCTCGGTAACAGAAGGCTCCTGGATTCTCTTCGACCAAGTAAATCTGCTCGGTCCAGCGGGCGTGCGTGTACAAGCGCCTCAGCAGTTGTTTGTGCGCAGCGTCACCCCGGCTTCCTACGAACTGGCCGCTAACGGGCAGCGCCAGCAGCCATTGTTGGTGAGCGTAGAGCATATAAAAGGCACCCCCACCCTGAGAGTGCAACTAGATAACCAAACCATTTTCCGCGAGACGGTAGAACAAGGAGCGTACGAGTTCGAAGCGCTGATGCCAGCCGTGACGACAAGCAAACAAAGTCGTTATACCATCCGCGAAAACGGGAAGATTATCCAGGAAGGCATAGTGAACCGTGCTCCCCAGCGCGTACAAACTCTGGCCGACTACGTCGACACGCGGATGGGCACGGCCCATTCTAGGTGGATGATAGCGCCGGGGCCATGGATGCCCTTTAGCATGGTAAAAATGAGCCCCGATAACCAAAACAGTGGTTGGCAAGCCGGGTACCAGCCCACCTATGAGAGCGTGGGCACCTTCAGCCACGTCCACGAATGGACCATGGCCGGCCTCGGCATTTTTGCCACTAATGGCAAGCTTCAAACCACCATTGGCGATGAACGGCATTTGTCCGCCGGGTACCGCTCTCGGGTCAACAAAAAGACGGAACAAGCGCCGATTGGCTACTACAAGGTGGAGTTGGCCGATTATGGAATCAAGGCGGAAGTCACGGCCACCACTCGCTGTGGGTTTGAGCGGTTCACTTTTCCCACCGACCGCGACAGCGCCCGCGTATTGCTGGATTTCCATATCCCGGCTGAGTACGACTATCAACTCAAGGAAGTGAAGGTGACCAAAGTCAGCGCCTACCGCATAGAAGGTGCTATTCACCAGTTTTCGCCCGGCGTGTGGAGCAACGATGCTTCGCAGGACTACACGCTGCACTTCGTACTGGAATTTGATCAACCCATCAAACGGCTTGGCGGCTGGCTAGACGACCGGAGGCAGTACGGCGATACTTTCGCCGCGAAAGACGTGAAAGAAGCCGGCTTGTTCGCTGAATTTGATGCGGCGCAACACCCGGTGGTGCAGGTGCGGTCTGGCCTCTCGCTGGTTAGCATTGCGAATGCTCAGCAAAACCTGCAAATGGAAGTAATAAAGCCCTTTGGTTGGCGCTTCGAAGCCGTCCGCCAGCATCAACTCGATACGTGGAACGAGCTATTCAACCGCGTGCGCATCACGACCACTAATCGTCTGGAAAAGAAGCGTTTCTACAACGCCTTGTACCGGTCCATTTGCAGCCGCAACACCTGGAGCGATACCAATGGCGAGTGGCGCGGCACCGATGGTCAGGTACACCAACTACCGCACCAAGACGACGTAGCGCTCGGGTGCGATGCCTTCTGGAACACGTTCTGGAACCTGAACCAAGTGTGGAATCTAGTCACGCCGGAGTGGAGCAGCCGGTGGGTACGGTCACAATTGGCGCTTTACGATGCGTATGGTTGGCTGGCCAAGGGTCCGGCCGGCATGAATTACGTTCCGGTGATGGTGGCCGAACACGAAATTCCGCAGATGGTAGCGGCCTACCACATGGGTATCCGTGACTTTGATGCCAACAAGGTGCTGGCGGCGGCCATCAAAATGCAAACGACGCCGGCGCAGAAAGTCTTCACGGGTTTTGCGGGCAACCGGGATTTAGTTGCCTACGAGCGCTACCACTACGTGCCCGCGGACAAAGGCCGCTTTTCCAATTCTCTGGAATATTCATTTGATGATTGGACAGTAGGACAGTTAGCTAAATCGCTGAATAAACCCGACGTGTACCAGAAATTTAATGCGCGCGGGTATTGGTGGCAAAACACGATAGACAGCACCGGCTTTAGCCACTTGCGATTGAGTGATGGCAAGTGGACCACCGGATTTGACCCGTTCCGCAGCGGTGCCAACGAGGAGTACGTGGAAGGCAATGCCTGGCAATTAACGTTCTTCGTACCACAAGACGTGCGCGCGTTGATCGACAAAGTAGGCCGAAAAGCCTTTGTTGAGCGTTTGGAGTGGGGCTTCCAAGAAAGCGAGCCGTGGCGCTACAATGGCCTAAACGACCAGTACTGGAATTACCCAGTGGTGCAGGGTAATCAGCAATCCATGCACTTCGCTTTCCTATTTAACTGGGCAGGCAAACCGTGGTCCACTCAAAAATGGAGCCGTTCCATCATCGACCGGTATTATGGCTTCGGCGAGAGCAACGCGTACTTAGGCGACGAAGACCAGGGGCAAATGAGTGCGTGGCTGGTGATGGCCGCAATGGGCTTGTTTCAAACGGACGGTGGTAGCAATGCCACGCCAGGATACGAGATTGGCAGTCCGCTGTATCCTAAAGTTGAAATCGAGTTAGGTCACCGCTTTGGGCGAGGCAAGAAGTTTACCATCGAAGCGAAAGGAGTTTCCCGCCGCAACTTATACGTGCAGGCCGCTACGCTCAACGGCAAGCCATTGACCTCCTTCCAGTTTCCGGCAACTGAACTGCTACAAGGTGGCTCGCTAGTACTCACCATGGGCCCGCGGCCCAATGAGTTGTGGGGAATAGTGCCCAACAAGTAG
- a CDS encoding glycosyl hydrolase 53 family protein has product MNNLFKFLTSTGLVLIVSSNDGQAQGAKPTEIQVTPYKTTMLANGKDEVLITAKIIDSKGNEVPGVTRPVTYKLVGDAHLVSINGIKARSLQKTDSTWQTTLSGTTRLIVKAGTTRTPIKFQAKADSLTVGATEIHMIRPGKPHLVTNDRYKAITTTDKILGADISFLPQLEARGIKFTDQGTEKDAIAILKEHGFNYVRLRIFNNPAQPKGYSPKSGFCDLAHTKQMAKRVKAAGMKLLLDFHYSDYWADPQQQNKPVAWAGKDFSALKDSVQTYTHYVMQQLKNQGTEPEMVQIGNEINHGMIWPEGHVNNLDSLAQLLYAGFKGVKAVSPQAIIMVHVALGGQAEESKFFYDAMRQRNLPYDVIGLSYYPKWHGTLSDLKSNIASLSKRYNKQIMVAEYTHLKREVNDIAFNVPGGKGLGSFIWEPLNTWEAIFDRSGKPNELLDVYPEIAEKYLK; this is encoded by the coding sequence ATGAACAATCTTTTTAAATTTCTAACTAGTACCGGGCTGGTGCTTATCGTTTCTTCCAACGATGGGCAAGCCCAGGGTGCTAAGCCAACTGAAATACAGGTAACTCCCTATAAAACCACCATGTTGGCCAATGGGAAAGACGAAGTATTGATAACGGCCAAGATTATTGACAGCAAAGGAAACGAGGTACCTGGCGTTACGAGACCAGTTACCTACAAACTTGTTGGTGACGCCCATCTTGTCAGCATCAATGGAATCAAAGCGCGAAGCCTGCAGAAAACGGATAGCACTTGGCAAACCACTTTAAGTGGGACAACTCGTCTTATTGTAAAAGCCGGTACCACCCGCACTCCTATAAAATTTCAAGCGAAAGCCGATAGTTTAACCGTGGGTGCCACCGAAATACATATGATTCGGCCGGGCAAGCCCCACCTCGTAACCAACGACCGTTATAAGGCCATAACCACTACCGATAAAATACTGGGAGCCGATATTTCCTTTTTGCCCCAGCTGGAGGCCCGCGGCATAAAATTCACCGACCAAGGCACAGAGAAAGATGCCATTGCCATCTTAAAGGAGCATGGCTTCAACTACGTGCGGCTACGAATTTTTAATAACCCGGCCCAACCCAAAGGCTATTCACCCAAGAGCGGCTTTTGTGACTTAGCCCATACCAAGCAAATGGCCAAACGGGTAAAGGCTGCCGGCATGAAATTGTTACTCGATTTTCATTACAGCGACTATTGGGCCGACCCGCAGCAGCAAAACAAACCGGTGGCCTGGGCCGGCAAAGATTTCTCTGCTTTGAAGGATTCGGTGCAGACCTATACTCACTACGTGATGCAGCAGCTAAAAAACCAGGGGACGGAGCCGGAAATGGTACAGATTGGCAACGAAATTAATCACGGCATGATCTGGCCCGAAGGACACGTAAATAATCTGGATAGCTTGGCGCAATTGCTGTACGCTGGGTTCAAAGGGGTGAAAGCTGTAAGTCCCCAAGCAATTATTATGGTGCACGTTGCACTAGGCGGCCAAGCCGAGGAATCAAAGTTTTTCTACGACGCTATGCGCCAGCGCAATCTGCCTTATGACGTTATCGGTCTCTCCTACTACCCGAAATGGCACGGAACTTTAAGTGATTTGAAAAGCAACATTGCGAGCCTTTCAAAAAGATACAACAAGCAAATTATGGTGGCCGAATACACTCACCTCAAACGCGAAGTGAACGATATTGCCTTCAACGTACCAGGCGGCAAAGGCCTAGGTTCCTTTATTTGGGAACCGTTAAACACTTGGGAAGCAATATTCGACCGATCGGGTAAGCCCAATGAATTACTGGATGTGTACCCGGAGATTGCAGAGAAATATCTAAAGTAA
- a CDS encoding acyltransferase family protein, with translation MYSVPAYPPPTLRRYDLDWLRVLAFSLLIFYHTGMIFVGWDFHIQSSTKSAGLVLPMVFLNQWRMPLLFVISGVGVTFALGRRTASQFVRERLLRLLLPLAFGMVVVVVPQVYYERLTQGATYSSLLDFYPHYFEGVYPHGNFTWNHLWFIAYLLVFSLVSLPLFLQLRKPAAQGALTFLNQWLQRPGRLLLFALPLVFIQLVLRPYWADNRNLISDWFNFSFYLTLFSYGYLLGPLSGFWQAAERQRYLFLLLGLAAFSFNYWGDDYYYPLLGGAIKRAVQGINCWCWILICVGFGRRYLNRNSPLLQRANEAVYPFYILHQTVLIALGYYVLQWSVPNAVSFLVIALGTFGGTLLLYAIIYHSAVLRVLFGMKQKTVVAGQSEIVANIGKAGNQASRQLPATRSQQG, from the coding sequence ATGTACTCCGTTCCTGCTTACCCTCCTCCCACCCTTCGCCGCTATGACCTTGATTGGCTCCGGGTGCTCGCCTTCTCCTTGCTGATTTTCTATCATACAGGTATGATTTTCGTCGGCTGGGACTTCCATATCCAGAGTTCGACGAAGAGTGCGGGTTTGGTGTTGCCGATGGTTTTCCTGAACCAGTGGCGGATGCCCCTGCTATTTGTAATTTCCGGGGTCGGCGTCACCTTCGCCCTCGGCCGCCGCACTGCAAGCCAATTTGTACGCGAGCGGCTGCTGCGCCTGCTTTTGCCGCTCGCCTTCGGGATGGTGGTCGTGGTCGTGCCGCAGGTGTACTACGAGCGGCTAACGCAAGGCGCAACCTATAGCTCCTTGCTCGATTTTTACCCTCATTACTTTGAAGGGGTATATCCGCACGGCAATTTCACTTGGAACCACCTTTGGTTTATTGCCTACCTACTGGTTTTCTCGCTGGTGAGCTTACCCTTGTTTCTGCAGCTGCGCAAGCCGGCCGCCCAAGGCGCGCTTACTTTCCTAAACCAGTGGCTGCAGCGACCGGGCCGCCTGCTACTGTTCGCGCTGCCGCTCGTCTTTATCCAACTCGTTTTACGGCCTTACTGGGCCGATAACCGCAATTTGATTTCGGACTGGTTTAACTTTTCCTTCTATCTCACGCTCTTCAGCTACGGCTATTTGCTTGGTCCTTTGTCGGGCTTCTGGCAGGCAGCCGAGCGGCAGCGCTACCTATTTCTGCTACTAGGCTTGGCCGCCTTCAGCTTTAATTATTGGGGCGACGATTATTACTACCCCCTCTTGGGCGGAGCAATCAAGCGGGCCGTGCAAGGCATCAACTGCTGGTGCTGGATCCTGATTTGCGTTGGATTTGGTCGGCGCTATCTTAACCGCAATTCCCCCCTGCTACAGCGCGCCAACGAGGCCGTGTACCCGTTCTATATTCTGCACCAAACAGTGCTTATTGCGCTCGGCTACTACGTGCTGCAATGGTCGGTCCCCAACGCTGTTAGCTTCTTGGTCATCGCGCTGGGCACCTTTGGCGGTACCTTGCTTTTATACGCAATAATTTACCACTCAGCAGTGCTCCGGGTTTTGTTTGGAATGAAGCAGAAAACGGTTGTTGCCGGGCAGAGTGAAATTGTTGCCAACATCGGTAAGGCTGGAAATCAAGCGAGTAGGCAACTCCCCGCAACCCGTAGCCAGCAAGGGTAG